A part of Solea solea chromosome 8, fSolSol10.1, whole genome shotgun sequence genomic DNA contains:
- the fgf17 gene encoding fibroblast growth factor 17 isoform X1 — protein sequence MYGINQRCIYISFHFFVLWCHAQGENHPSPNFKQYVRTQGAVTDQLSRRQIRVYQLYSRTSGKHVQIQGKRVTATAEDGNMYARLFVETDTFGSRVRIRGAESRRYLCMNRKGKLVGKPNGRSRDCIFTEIVLENNYTAFQNAKYEGWYVAFTRKGRPIKASRTRENQREVHFIKRLHTGPPPFPNTDQSKHFEFIRFPSPRRAKRNRKSHTSS from the exons atgtATGGAATAAACCAGCGCTGTATTTACAT ATCGTTTCATTTTTTCGTGCTGTGGTGTCATGCTCAG GGGGAGAATCACCCGTCTCCTAATTTTAAGCAGTATGTGAGGACGCAGGGCGCAGTGACGGACCAGCTGAGCCGCAGACAGATCCGAGTCTATCAGCTCTACAGTCGCACCAGCGGGAAACACGTCCAGATTCAGGGCAAACGGGTCACCGCCACAGCTGAGGATGGAAACATGTACG CTCGCCTGTTTGTTGAGACAGACACCTTTGGCAGTCGAGTGAGGATAAGAGGAGCAGAAAGCAGGCGTTACCTCTGCATGAACCGGAAGGGGAAACTCGTTGGAAAG CCCAATGGCCGGAGCAGGGATTGCATCTTCACAGAAATAGTGCTGGAGAACAATTACACAGCGTTCCAGAATGCCAAGTATGAGGGCTGGTATGTGGCTTTCACCAGGAAAGGGAGGCCTATCAAAGCCTCCAGGACGAGGGAGAACCAGAGAGAGGTCCATTTCATTAAGAGGCTCCACACAGGTCCACCTCCCTTCCCCAACACAGACCAAAGCAAACACTTTGAGTTTATCCGATTTCCATCCCCACGCCGAGCAAAAAGGAACAGGAAATCACATACTTCTTCCTAA
- the fgf17 gene encoding fibroblast growth factor 17 isoform X3: MYGINQRCIYISFHFFVLWCHAQYVRTQGAVTDQLSRRQIRVYQLYSRTSGKHVQIQGKRVTATAEDGNMYARLFVETDTFGSRVRIRGAESRRYLCMNRKGKLVGKPNGRSRDCIFTEIVLENNYTAFQNAKYEGWYVAFTRKGRPIKASRTRENQREVHFIKRLHTGPPPFPNTDQSKHFEFIRFPSPRRAKRNRKSHTSS; encoded by the exons atgtATGGAATAAACCAGCGCTGTATTTACAT ATCGTTTCATTTTTTCGTGCTGTGGTGTCATGCTCAG TATGTGAGGACGCAGGGCGCAGTGACGGACCAGCTGAGCCGCAGACAGATCCGAGTCTATCAGCTCTACAGTCGCACCAGCGGGAAACACGTCCAGATTCAGGGCAAACGGGTCACCGCCACAGCTGAGGATGGAAACATGTACG CTCGCCTGTTTGTTGAGACAGACACCTTTGGCAGTCGAGTGAGGATAAGAGGAGCAGAAAGCAGGCGTTACCTCTGCATGAACCGGAAGGGGAAACTCGTTGGAAAG CCCAATGGCCGGAGCAGGGATTGCATCTTCACAGAAATAGTGCTGGAGAACAATTACACAGCGTTCCAGAATGCCAAGTATGAGGGCTGGTATGTGGCTTTCACCAGGAAAGGGAGGCCTATCAAAGCCTCCAGGACGAGGGAGAACCAGAGAGAGGTCCATTTCATTAAGAGGCTCCACACAGGTCCACCTCCCTTCCCCAACACAGACCAAAGCAAACACTTTGAGTTTATCCGATTTCCATCCCCACGCCGAGCAAAAAGGAACAGGAAATCACATACTTCTTCCTAA
- the fgf17 gene encoding fibroblast growth factor 17 isoform X2 produces the protein MYGINQRCIYISFHFFVLWCHAQQYVRTQGAVTDQLSRRQIRVYQLYSRTSGKHVQIQGKRVTATAEDGNMYARLFVETDTFGSRVRIRGAESRRYLCMNRKGKLVGKPNGRSRDCIFTEIVLENNYTAFQNAKYEGWYVAFTRKGRPIKASRTRENQREVHFIKRLHTGPPPFPNTDQSKHFEFIRFPSPRRAKRNRKSHTSS, from the exons atgtATGGAATAAACCAGCGCTGTATTTACAT ATCGTTTCATTTTTTCGTGCTGTGGTGTCATGCTCAG CAGTATGTGAGGACGCAGGGCGCAGTGACGGACCAGCTGAGCCGCAGACAGATCCGAGTCTATCAGCTCTACAGTCGCACCAGCGGGAAACACGTCCAGATTCAGGGCAAACGGGTCACCGCCACAGCTGAGGATGGAAACATGTACG CTCGCCTGTTTGTTGAGACAGACACCTTTGGCAGTCGAGTGAGGATAAGAGGAGCAGAAAGCAGGCGTTACCTCTGCATGAACCGGAAGGGGAAACTCGTTGGAAAG CCCAATGGCCGGAGCAGGGATTGCATCTTCACAGAAATAGTGCTGGAGAACAATTACACAGCGTTCCAGAATGCCAAGTATGAGGGCTGGTATGTGGCTTTCACCAGGAAAGGGAGGCCTATCAAAGCCTCCAGGACGAGGGAGAACCAGAGAGAGGTCCATTTCATTAAGAGGCTCCACACAGGTCCACCTCCCTTCCCCAACACAGACCAAAGCAAACACTTTGAGTTTATCCGATTTCCATCCCCACGCCGAGCAAAAAGGAACAGGAAATCACATACTTCTTCCTAA